One genomic segment of Hordeum vulgare subsp. vulgare chromosome 2H, MorexV3_pseudomolecules_assembly, whole genome shotgun sequence includes these proteins:
- the LOC123429288 gene encoding proline-rich protein 4-like: MAAPRALAICVLLAIAVANAEAASVVVGLAKCADCTGKNIKAEEAFKALQVAIKCRNSAGEYESKAVGGLDGTGAFSVPLAADLHGADCVAQLHSAASNAPCPGQEPSKIVPVSEGTTYGIVAGDNTATPSATSPECASMTLCGPIKKHIMEHFHHKKPVPPKPEPKPQPHPDYGPVPKPEPKPQPHPDYHPVPPTPTYGGGGGGGYHGHH, encoded by the coding sequence ATGGCAGCTCCGAGAGCGCTCGCCATCTGCGTCCTGCTGGCGATCGCCGTCGCGAATGCCGAGGCGGCGTCCGTCGTCGTCGGCCTGGCCAAGTGCGCCGACTGCACCGGGAAGAACATCAAGGCCGAGGAAGCCTTCAAGGCTCTGCAGGTGGCGATCAAGTGCAGGAACAGCGCCGGCGAGTACGAGAGCAAGGCGGTGGGCGGCCTCGACGGCACCGGCGCCTTCAGCGTGCCCCTGGCCGCCGACCTCCACGGCGCCGACTGCGTCGCGCAGCTCCACAGCGCCGCCTCCAACGCGCCGTGCCCCGGCCAGGAGCCAtccaagatcgtgccggtgtctGAGGGCACCACTTACGGCATCGTCGCCGGTGATAACACCGCCACGCCGTCCGCGACGTCGCCGGAGTGCGCGTCGATGACCCTGTGCGGGCCCATCAAGAAGCACATCATGGAGCACTTCCACCACAAGAAGCCCGTGCCGCCGAAGCCGGAGCCCAAGCCCCAGCCCCACCCGGACTACGGCCCCGTGCCCAAGCCCGAGCCCAAGCCGCAGCCGCACCCGGACTACCACCCCGTCCCTCCCACCCCCacctacggcggcggcggcggcggcggataccACGGACACCACTGA